A window of the Brassica oleracea var. oleracea cultivar TO1000 chromosome C1, BOL, whole genome shotgun sequence genome harbors these coding sequences:
- the LOC106342121 gene encoding dof zinc finger protein DOF3.1-like has product MQDPAAYYQSMMAKPQQQQQPQFPVQEQLNCPRCDSQNTKFCYYNNYNLSQPRHFCKSCRRYWTKGGALRNVPVGGGTRKNAKRSTTSPTSPSNNKKTKNTDPDPNSQSAHKPDTEPTRMLYGFPIGDQDVKGMEMSGGGSFSSLLASNMQLGLGGIVLDGSGWDPGMGLRRSEAGNGRGGGGGNPWTDLAMNRVEKN; this is encoded by the coding sequence ATGCAGGATCCAGCAGCTTATTACCAGTCGATGATGGCGAAACCACAACAGCAACAACAACCGCAGTTTCCGGTTCAAGAACAGCTAAACTGTCCTCGCTGTGACTCACAAAACACGAAATTCTGTTACTACAACAACTACAACCTGTCACAGCCACGTCACTTTTGCAAAAGCTGCCGTCGTTACTGGACCAAAGGCGGGGCTCTCCGTAACGTCCCCGTCGGTGGTGGAACTCGCAAGAACGCAAAACGATCGACCACATCCCCTACTTCTCCTTCCAACAACAAGAAGACCAAGAACACCGATCCGGATCCTAATTCACAAAGCGCGCACAAACCGGATACGGAACCGACCCGGATGTTGTACGGGTTTCCGATCGGAGACCAAGACGTGAAAGGTATGGAGATGAGTGGTGGTGGGAGTTTCAGCTCGCTTTTGGCATCGAATATGCAGCTGGGTCTAGGCGGGATCGTTCTCGACGGGTCGGGTTGGGATCCGGGTATGGGTTTGAGGAGGAGCGAAGCGGGTAATGGAAGAGGTGGTGGTGGTGGTAACCCGTGGACTGATCTGGCTATGAACAGAGTGGAGAAAAACTGA